From the Myxococcales bacterium genome, the window CCTCGCGCGAGGTCGGGCCCGACCAGCCCAACACGCCGCGCTTCTGTGGAGCGCGCGCATCACTCGCGGTGGAAATTGGCGACCCCGAATCGGCGGACGAAATTTATTCGGAGTGTCTGAAGGAGTTTCCCGGTGCTCAGAATCTGATCTCAGAAGCGCTCAAGTTCTACGGATCCATGGGTCGGGGGTCGCGAACGATCGAGATTCTCGAGGCGGCGGTCGAAGCTGCACCCCACAATCAGGACTACCGGGTCGGTCTCGTGGTTCGTCTGCAGTCGCAGGGACGGGTAGAGGAGGCGAAGGCGATTCTGCGCGAGGCTACCGAAGCGAAGAATCCGGTTTTGGCAGCCAAAGCCTGGCTGGATCTCGCTGGCTACCTGCTGGAACGAGAGGAGTACGACGAAGGGATCGAAGCTTTCGATCGAGCGCTAGAGATGGTACCGAACCCGTCCGTAGACTTGATGTTCCGGTATGCCGACGCATTGATCATTGCCAGTCGCTTCGACGAGGCATTGGAAGTTGCCGAGCGCGAGCAGGTCTCCACCTATCGCGACCTGATCCGAGGTCGCGTGCATCTCGAACGGGGCCAACCAACACTCGCCCTCGAGCGGTTGGCCGAAGCACTGCAGTCCTGGCCGAACAACGCAGTCGCTCGCTACTACGCCGCGCTGGCGGCCGAAGGTGTTGGTGACTATGAGCGGGCGATCGAGGAGTTGCGTTACTCGATCCGCGCAGGCGCCAGCCAGACCGACTCCCGGGCGCGACTCGCGCGGCTGCACATGGCCGAGGGAAATTTTCGAGACGCGCTCGAGGTGCTTCATCACGATATCGCGCGACAGCCGGGGGACATAGAAATGGCCCTGATCGGGATCGAAATTGGCGCGAGACTCGGACTTGCGGATAAACAGGTCTCCCAGCTGGCTTTGCCCCTGCGGACAGAGGACGACTGGCGAAGGGCGATGCTCGCAGCGATCCGGGGAACTCGGGAACGAATCGGCCCCGCAGGAGTCGTGAAACTGATCCAGGATACCCCCGGCCTCGATCTGGCTGACCCGGCGAACGCGTCAATACTCGAACGCCTCGTTGTGAACCTGGCGGATGCGGGAAGAACGGACGAGGCCGCCGTACTGCTGAACGGGTACCTGGAAGCTCAGCCGGAGTCAGGGTCGCTTTATGCGATTCGAGGCTGGTTGATTGCGCGGCGCGACGGCGTCGAATCCATGCAAGCGCGCGAAGACTTTGCGAGGGCAATCGAATTAGAGCCAGAGAATGTCGTGGCGTTGATCGGTCTTGGCCGCGAACGAAGCGCGGCTGGACAGCCGGACAATGCCCTCATCTACTTCGACAGGGCGATCGAGTCGGCACCTGAAGATCCAGCGCCCATTCGGGCAGCCATTGCAATGTTGATCGCAGAGGGGCGTACCAGAGAAGCGGTGTCAAAGCTCGAGCTGCTTCTCGAGCTCGAACCCTACGACAACGTGGCCGCCCTCCAGCTGTTGCGCATTCGTGTGCAGCTGGATCTGGACAAGCAGCGCTCGATCGCCCTGGGACGCCTCGCGCGTCACTTTGGCCGCGGAGCGAAACGCGCTAGAGCGAGCGAGCTGTTGAAGCGACTCGGCGCGAAGCTGTAGTCGTCGGAGTTACCAGGGCTTGCCTTGATTTTCGGAATCCTGATCTTTGGCGAGTTGTTCGTCGAATCGTTCGTCCAATTCGGATTCGACTAGATTCCGTTCCATCTTTTCCCGGACCTGCTTGGGGTGAATTCCCATTTCCTCTTCTATTTGAGCGTTGGCCATTGCACGCCGCCTCCACCCCCGCGCCAATGCACGATTGCGTTCGCTCTCTGTCCAGTCCGCATTGTCGACGTACTTTCCTGCAGCCTCTGGATCATTCTTGCCCCACACGCGTACGATCAGCGTCAAGGTTGCTTGCCTGAGTTCGTCGTCGAAGATCTTTTCTGCCGCGGCGATACCCTCTTCGAAGTCACCGAGTTGCATGTGCCTTGCATGAATCGCAAGCGCATGATCGCGCCAGGGCACGTGTTCGGTGCCCATCACCCAATTGGCCGCGCCCTCTTGGTCGTAGGCTGCCCACGAACGGTAGGTCTCCCGCACACCGTCGTCGCGCGAGTCACTGTCCTCTAGCGACTCGAGCCACTGGATGGTTGCCTGGGGGTCTTTCCTTACCCAGCGAATGGCAATTCTTTGCGGTATGCCCTGGAAGTAGGGACCTCCCTGCAGGGTTGCGGCCAGACTGGCTATCTGCTGGGCGTCGATGCGCACTGCGGAACTCACCACCCGGCGCATGAGGTTCAGCTTGAACAGCTTGTCAGAGTCGGGAAGAGACAGAATGAATTTGAACGCATCGTCTATCCCGTAGCGCAGTACCCGGCGCCGCGCGAAACCGACCATCATGCGCTGTCGCTGGATGCCCGGTCCCATCGCCTGGAGATACGTGAGAGCGCTCAGCTGATCGCTCTGCTCCCACCCGGCGATTACAGCAAGAAAGTAAGAAGTCTTATCGGCCTGCTTTTTGCCGCGTCCCAGTTCAGCGCGAACAAGTGCACCCCGAGGATCGATTCGTCCCCAGGTTCTCATGATCTGCAATCTCACTGCGCGGTGATCGGCCCGCCACTCAGACTCACTCCAATCCATCGCCGCGTGAGGGTCAAAACGAGCCCACCACTCGGCAAAGATGACCAGTTCTGTATCCCCGAGATCGAGAAAGACGGTGTCGAAAGCCTGCCGGACGTCGTTGAGGGAGTCGGGCCCAAGCTCGCTGAGCAGGCTGCCGAGTTTGGCCGTCCTCACCAGTAGATCTGAATGCAACAGCGCGTCTCGGACCTTGGAGGCGTCCCCCGCGAGCACCACGTCTACGCTGGTCTGCTTGCTTCTATAAAGCTCGGGATCGCTTTCCCGCATGGCCAGGAAGTAGGGATTTGGCGCGATTGCGTACCGGGGACCCAGCCAGAATCCAGCTGCAAAGCACAAAATAGCGGTCAGAAACGCAAAAAGAATGTATTGGATCTTCATCGTGCCGGGAGCCTAGCGGAGAGCTTCCAGGATGCGTAGAGCGCCTCGGGCAGCCTAGGTGGAAAATCTTTTCCGTAAGAAGGAGACAAAACTTCCGCAACCGATTGCCCAAAATTTGTACCAATCGGTCCGTTTGGAAAATCGCACAAAATAATCCTTAGTCAATTCAGCTAGTTGCGGGTATCTGGCTACGCAGCCCGTCGAACCGGCAATTGGGGAATTGGGGCACGGAATTTGCTTATGTTCCACCTTGAAAGGTCGGATCGACTTGCCTCGTTTCTGGTAGGCGCGTCGGAGAAGTGAAAAACGACGAGCATGTGGAAAGAAAAAAGAAAGAAGTCATTGAATTTAAAGAAGTTATTGAGTTTGAAGACGACGCGACTTCTTCTAACGATCTATTCAACGTAGTGGTCTCTTTCCATCATTGGAAGGTACATCCAGAACGGAGGCAATAGTGAATTCCGAAAACCGTCTCAGGTTCCTCCCTGGGATTCTAATTACGGTTGCGGCGACGACATTGGTATTGGTCTTCGCGAGCACCGCAAATGCAGGTAAATCCTTCTCGATGGTCGGCGAATGGTCGATGAATCGCGCTATCCTTGTTGATATTCCGATCAACGGCGGACCACAGAATTGTTTCGAATTTGCCGAGCCCAAGAATGCCCACAAACTGACCGCACCTGTGACGCCAGGGGGGGGCAACGATCATGGCGCCTGCGTCGGAGGAGGTAATTGGTTCGTTCCATTCCCCCCGACGACTTCGCCTCCGGTCGCGCCTAGATTCCCGTGGCCCCGATCCGCTGCAGTGCCGATTTTTGGTTTCAGGCAGAAGCTAGGTGGTATTCCCGGTGCTGCGGCGCTCACCACGACGGGAACGGGTCGCTCATTCACCATCCCAGACAATGCTTTTAATCAGGTAGGGCCGGCGACCGGATTCAATACCGCCACGGTCATGCTCGTCCCGACCGTCGTTCAGCTCCAGACGAATTTCACGGCCAGCGGACCAGCGAACGCCGTTCTAGCGGCGGATGCACTTCCTACGTTCGCAATTCAGCAACCCGCGCGATTCATGAAAGACGCCTGGTCGAAAGACGTCGGTCAGGCTGGGCGACCGCTCCCATCAACACCGGGGATTCCCACCTTCAATATTCGTCCCGCGGCCGATTTTGCCTGGTGCCCCGGAACGGTTGGGGCGGGCGGAGTCTGCCCCGCTGGTGCCACGACTCCCGGTGGATTTATCACGGGTGGCACAGGCGACGGCCCAGTTGACGGCATCGTCCGCTACAAGGCGGGTGTGAACAAGTTTGGCGGAACCATGGCCATGATGCTCAAAGGTGGCGGCTCGACATCCATCAGGGCTGGCTCCACAACGGTTCCGGCAACGACCATTACACTCGGGGGCGGGGCCGGATTTGGGCGAACCATGCTTCCCTTCATCGCACATCTCCCGTTTGGTACGGCGATGGCGGTTGCAAAGTTCGAGCAACCGCAGGTCCAGGGCGTCGGCTACGCGTTCAACAATACGATTACGCTCAAGAGCGCTCGCTTTCACCTC encodes:
- a CDS encoding tetratricopeptide repeat protein — translated: MAALIFAMLLVGCSSQDPLQEARELQSIGNFAGSVPVLRKAIDEGTDDPEIFFLYGVALGETGNLDAAVWPLRRAMENPDWEVAAALRLGRGAFAQHSWDRSIIALDRLLEIEPDHVFALVLRSRARIETRRNYEGALADAEHALEVDPDAEGARICQVVALLGLDRADEAGELIKSIELSSREVGPDQPNTPRFCGARASLAVEIGDPESADEIYSECLKEFPGAQNLISEALKFYGSMGRGSRTIEILEAAVEAAPHNQDYRVGLVVRLQSQGRVEEAKAILREATEAKNPVLAAKAWLDLAGYLLEREEYDEGIEAFDRALEMVPNPSVDLMFRYADALIIASRFDEALEVAEREQVSTYRDLIRGRVHLERGQPTLALERLAEALQSWPNNAVARYYAALAAEGVGDYERAIEELRYSIRAGASQTDSRARLARLHMAEGNFRDALEVLHHDIARQPGDIEMALIGIEIGARLGLADKQVSQLALPLRTEDDWRRAMLAAIRGTRERIGPAGVVKLIQDTPGLDLADPANASILERLVVNLADAGRTDEAAVLLNGYLEAQPESGSLYAIRGWLIARRDGVESMQAREDFARAIELEPENVVALIGLGRERSAAGQPDNALIYFDRAIESAPEDPAPIRAAIAMLIAEGRTREAVSKLELLLELEPYDNVAALQLLRIRVQLDLDKQRSIALGRLARHFGRGAKRARASELLKRLGAKL